The sequence below is a genomic window from Candidatus Tanganyikabacteria bacterium.
CCTTGGTGAGGTTGCAGAAGAAGATCTTGCCGTCGTGCTCCTGGATGCGTTCGATCAGTTCGATCAGGATGGACACGCCGATCGAATTGACGACCGTGGATTTCTCCATGTTGATCACGAAGTGGCGCACGCCCTCGTCGAGCAACGACCGGGCCGTCTCGCCGATCTTCTCGCCGCCCAGGTTGTTGACGTAGCCGTCGGTGTAGATGACGGCGAAACCGGGCCCCTTTCGGACCGTGACCGCCAACTCGCTATTCACTTCTGCTCCCTCTAGCCTTGACCATGGTGATGGTGGTGCCGCCCGGTCCGGACTGGATGTCCACTTCGTCCATCAGGCCGCGCATGATCTTGACCCCGTTTCCGCGCCAGCCGGGGCTCTTGGTCATGTTGTCCGGATCGAAGCCCTGACCGAAGTCCTGGATCACCACCTTGAGGTCGCCGGGGTTCATCACGAACTTGATGTACACCTTGCCCTCGGAGCTGCGGGAATGCTCGAAAGCGTTTATGCAGGCCTCGATCAACGCGATCTTGACGGCGTCTATCTCTTCGCTGTCGAACTCCATGAACTGCGCAACGGCTTCGGCCGTCTGCGTGGCCGCAATCTCCATGTTGGGGATCATCGGGATGGTCAGGTTGATTTCCCTGGGCATCGCACCTGCATCCCTGGGCTGTGGATCCACGACACCGCCTTCCG
It includes:
- a CDS encoding ATP-binding protein is translated as MPREINLTIPMIPNMEIAATQTAEAVAQFMEFDSEEIDAVKIALIEACINAFEHSRSSEGKVYIKFVMNPGDLKVVIQDFGQGFDPDNMTKSPGWRGNGVKIMRGLMDEVDIQSGPGGTTITMVKARGSRSE
- a CDS encoding STAS domain-containing protein, with amino-acid sequence MNSELAVTVRKGPGFAVIYTDGYVNNLGGEKIGETARSLLDEGVRHFVINMEKSTVVNSIGVSILIELIERIQEHDGKIFFCNLTKVIAKTFTIMGLAQFAGIEETEEAALAALSA